A window of Castanea sativa cultivar Marrone di Chiusa Pesio chromosome 1, ASM4071231v1 contains these coding sequences:
- the LOC142627066 gene encoding uncharacterized protein LOC142627066 yields the protein MGGLCSKAPIPLPPKFKISNAEKFNGIGDPKQHVRRYISIPEMKGLDDKQTLHAFPLSLMGGASRWYCSLDPSKTKVWNELVEFFVNQFIFNTMIDVTLWDLETTKQGVEETFPEYMIRWKGKSSKMVNRPNEKEKINMIIKNLLPTYNNRLLPSLISSFGELRDCETRIEDDINNGQLEKGENKPPIKKIYRRGATTFKAPNLVNANAIIP from the coding sequence ATGGGTGGTCTATGCTCCAAAGCCCCCATTCCATTACCTCCTAAGTTCAAGATTTCTAATGCAGAAAAGTTTAATGGGATTGGAGACCCTAAGCAACATGTTAGAAGATACATAAGCATTCCTGAAATGAAGGGGTTAGATGATAAGCAAACTTTGCATGCATTTCCTCTCTCACTCATGGGAGGTGCATCAAGATGGTATTGTAGTTTGGATCCAAGCAAGACCAAAGTATGGAATGAGCTTGTAGAATTTTTTGTGAATCAATTCATTTTCAATACCATGATTGATGTAACTTTATGGGATTTGGAGACCACTAAGCAAGGAGTTGAGGAGACTTTCCCCGAATATATGATAAGGTGGAAAGGGAAATCATCCAAGATGGTTAATAGGccaaatgagaaggaaaaaatcAACATGATTATCAAGAACTTGCTTCCAACATACAACAATAGGCTTCTGCCATCACTTATTAGTTCTTTTGGAGAATTGCGTGATTGTGAGACTAGGATTGAAGATGACATCAATAATGGACAATTGGAGAAAGGGGAGAACAAGCCTCCAATCAAGAAGATATATAGGAGAGGAGCAACCACTTTTAAAGCACCCAACCTCGTAAATGCGAATGCCATCATACCCTAA